A stretch of Lactuca sativa cultivar Salinas chromosome 6, Lsat_Salinas_v11, whole genome shotgun sequence DNA encodes these proteins:
- the LOC111920905 gene encoding NAC domain-containing protein 17 → MGSDLIEAVTVSKSKSAPSAGKCFPPGFRFHPTDEELVLYYLKRKICGRSLKLDIIGEVDVYKWDPEELPGQSKLKSGDRQWFFFSPRDRKYPNGGRSSRATMNGYWKATGKDRIIKRKSFPVGIKKTLVYYQGRAPSGRRTDWVMHEYTMDEEELKRCPFTQEHYVLYKIFKKSGPGPKNGEQYGAPFVEEEWSDDEDCVDLDAFLVQKRNLIPIPIAVDDVKVVGEEEEENVFTNDIVEFLNKIIDEPEIPPQVPEVKETGNCFMESCGDLKDFLELDDLVGPQPGIADSIPEFGSLAEFDLYHDSITRFVEYGPENSGLGSEVLSHGNDEFQISCDLWDYNNHGDSSITTTTTTQTTQQAISYPSSGVLMEENPEFYTNQCPENDVDNGNGTGSWFSTALWSFVDSIPTTPASASEGSALVNKAFERMSSFSRGRNVNLAAAAASAANGSGLKRLEKPSSRGRGIVFFSVLGVLFAILWVFVGSSMELLGRCIW, encoded by the exons ATGGGTTCTGACTTGATTGAAGCAGTGACGGTTTCAAAGTCAAAGTCGGCGCCCTCTGCCGGAAAGTGCTTTCCACCTGGTTTCAGATTTCATCCGACTGATGAAGAATTGGTTCTTTATTACCTGAAGAGGAAGATCTGTGGTCGATCGCTCAAGCTCGACATCATCGGCGAAGTTGATGTCTACAAGTGGGACCCAGAAGAGTTACCTG GTCAATCCAAACTAAAATCAGGTGATCGACAATGGTTCTTTTTCAGCCCACGAGATAGAAAGTATCCAAATGGTGGAAGATCAAGCCGAGCAACAATGAATGGTTATTGGAAAGCAACAGGAAAAGACAGAATCATCAAAAGGAAATCATTTCCAGTTGGAATCAAGAAAACCCTTGTTTATTACCAAGGTCGGGCACCTTCGGGCAGACGAACCGATTGGGTCATGCATGAATACACCATGGATGAAGAGGAGCTCAAAAGATGCCCGTTTACCCAAGAACACTATGTCCTTTACAAAATCTTTAAAAAAAGTGGGCCCGGTCCCAAAAACGGGGAGCAATACGGGGCTCCGTTTGTTGAGGAGGAATGGAGTGATGATGAAGATTGTGTGGATCTTGATGCTTTTTTGGTACAGAAACGGAATCTGATTCCAATTCCGATTGCAGTGGATGATGTGAAAGttgttggagaagaagaagaggagaatGTGTTTACAAATGATATTGTTGAGTTTTTGAACAAGATTATTGATGAACCCGAGATTCCTCCTCAAGTCCCGGAAGTAAAAGAGACTGGGAATTGTTTCATGGAAAGTTGTGGCGATTTGAAAGATTTTCTTGAGTTGGATGATTTGGTTGGTCCTCAGCCCGGAATTGCCGATTCCATTCCGGAGTTCGGGTCTTTGGCGGAATTCGATCTCTACCATGATTCGATCACTAGGTTTGTGGAATATGGGCCTGAAAACTCGGGTCTTGGGAGTGAAGTTTTGAGTCATGGTAATGATGAATTTCAAATAAGTTGTGATTTATGGGATTACAACAATCATGGAGATAGCAGCATCacaactactactactactcaaACAACTCAACAAGCTATTTCTTATCCATCATCAG GTGTATTAATGGAAGAAAATCCTGAATTTTACACAAATCAATGTCCTGAAAATGATGTGGATAATGGCAATGGAACGGGTTCATGGTTCTCAACAGCTTTATGGTCGTTTGTGGATTCAATACCAACAACTCCAGCTTCTGCTTCAGAAGGGAGTGCTCTTGTAAACAAGGCATTTGAAAGAATGTCTAGCTTTAGCAGGGGTAGAAACGTAAATTTAGCAGCTGCCGCCGCTTCTGCCGCCAATGGGTCGGGGTTGAAAAGGTTAGAGAAACCGAGTAGTAGGGGTAGGGGTATTGTATTTTTCTCTGTTCTTGGAGTATTGTTTGCTATATTATGGGTGTTTGTAGGGTCATCTATGGAGTTATTGGGTAGGTGTATATGGTAA